The genomic interval CTGAAGCAGAAACGGCAGAAATAACAGAGAACATAATCAGTTTAACAACAAAAGCATTAGATAATTCTAGAAAAATAGCGCATAATTTGTTGCCTCCAGTTTTTGAGAAATTTGGATTAAACGCGGGAATAGAAGAGCTTTGCGAAGAATTTGAAACCAGTAAATCGGTTAAAACGCATTATAAAAATGATATCGATTTTGATGAGAAAGATATCGACAGACATTTGCATGTTTTTAGAATTTTGCAAGAGCTGATGAATAACTCTCTTAGACACGGAAAAGCAACAGAAGTTTGGATTTCTTTTACTGAAAAAGATGGCGTAAATACATGTAATTATGAAGACAATGGAATTGGTTTTGATAGCGCGAATGCAGAGAACCAGAAAGGTCTTGGAATGAAAAATATTGACAGCCGTATATCGTTTTTGGAGGGAACTATCAAAATTACTTCAGAAATTGATAATGGAATTGCGGTTAATTTTACCTTTTAATTGAGGTCAAGTGATTTTTAACAAGTGTTTAGTCAATAAAATAAGCTGATCCGGTATTTTGTAATCCATAATTTCGTAAATTCGGCAGACCAAAACAAACGACCAAAATCAAATAAGATGAATCCCGCTATTAAAATTGCTCTAGTCGATGATGAAATTTTGTTTCGAAAAGGAATCTCTTTTTTACTGCAAAGAGAAGAAAATATAGATGTTCTCTTCGAATCTTCAAATGGTGAAGAACTTATTACTCAGCTTAGTAATAATGAAATAAAACCCGATATAATAATTATGGATTTGAAGATGCCTGTTTTAAATGGTGTCGAGGCCACAAAAATTATTAGAAAATCATTTCCAGAGATAAAGATTATTGCATTGACAAGTTATGATACGAAGTCATTTGTAGCCAATATGATTCAGGTTGGCGCTGTAGCGTATCTTATAAAAAATACTACTCCAAAAGATTTGGTGCTTACTATCAATGAAGTTGCTGCTAAAGGTTTTTATTATAACGATAATGTTCTAAAAACAATTCAGGAAACCATAGTTTCTCCAAAAAACTCAAGAGGCGGATTAGAAACTAACTTTCTTTCGCCTAGAGAAATTGAAATTCTTCAATTAATCTGCCAGCAGAAAACAACTGCTGAAATTGCAGAACAGCTTTTTTTAAGTCCTAGAACTATTGAAGGGCACAGAAATAATCTTCTGCTTAAAACAGAATCACGCAATATTGCTGGTTTAGTTGTCTATGCCATTCAAAATGAACTAGCCGATTTAACAATCTAATTTTTTTATGCTGTCAAAAATTGAATTGACAATACATAATAAACTATAATTGTTAATACTAAAACGCATAAACCTATTTTCTGAATTAAATTCATACCCTTATCTTGATTGTTACTATCATTAAACTTCATGGTGGTTGTTTTTTTACATTGATTAGTTTGATGACCTGGGATAGCAAATTTATATAGAATATTTAATGGCACTATAGGTGTTTTTACCTGTTTTTTCAAGTATTGTAAATCAGGTATTTACCCCTGTTTTTATATTTAACATTCTATTATGCCAGAAAAGATTCCTGCAATTCTTTTTTTAGATTCTTCCTTTATATCTTTACTAAAATATTTTTTCGGATGAATAAGAGTTTATTCTACATTTTTATACTTTTAATTACATTTAATGTTCGTGCATCGTTTATTTTACTTCCGATGGACGAAACAACACAACAGAACCACCTAAAAGCATATGGTATAACTTATTGGTGTTTAAGTCGTGATTATAAAGCGAGCTGGCTTTTAAATTATAGAGGAGGTTCTTTCTTGCTTCCTGATGCTGAAGAAATTAGAAAAGAATGTAAGATACGAGGTGTTAGTTTTGAGGTTATTTCTGATAGCGAACAAGCCGAAATTCTAAATGAAATTTCAAGCCCTTCGCAGAATATGGAATCGGTAATTTTAGAAAAAGCTCCTAAAATTGCTGTTTATACACCAAAAGGAAAACAGCCTTGGGACGATGCTGTAACTTTGGTTTTAACTTATGCTGAAATTCCATTTACCCCAATTTACGATGAAGAAGTTTTAAGCGACCAGTTACTTATGTACGATTGGCTGCATTTGCATCATGAAGATTTTACAGGACAATACGGAAAATTCTATGCAGCGTATAAAAATACACCTTGGTACATTGATCAAAAAAGAGATTCAGAAGCATTGGCTTCAAAATTGGGATATGCTAAAGTTTCTCAAGAAAAAGGAGCTGTAGCAAAAAAAATTAGAGATTTTGTAGTTGGCGGCGGTTTTATGTTTGCAATGTGTTCTGCGACAGATAGCTTTGATATAGCGCTTTCTGCTGATGGTGTTGACATCTGCGAAACAATGTTTGATGGAGATCCTAGTGAATCTAATTATCAGTCAAAATTGAATTTTAATAACTCTTTTGCATTTAAAAACTTTACATTAGAAAGAAGGCCAGAAGTCTATGAATTTTCTGATATCGATATGACGACTAAAAGACGTGTCGCGATGGAAAAAGATTATTTTACATTAATGGAATTTTCTGCAAAATGGGATCCAATTCCAAGTATGCTTTGCCAAAATCATACGCAATTGGTAAAAGGTTTTATGGGACAAACTACGTCATTTGATACGGCACTGATAAAATCTAATGTTCTGATTATGGGATCTTGCGAATTAAATGGTGAATCACGATATATTCATGGAGAAAAAGGAAAAGGAATGTTTACTTTTTTTGGAGGACATGATCCTGAAGATTTTCAGCACCAAGTTGGAGATCCGCCAACTGTTTTAGATTTACATCCAAATTCACCAGGTTATCGATTGATTTTGAATAATGTTTTATTTCCAGCAGCTAGAAAAAAGAAGCTTAAAACTTAGATTAATTTAAAGAGAATTCGAACCAGATTGGAATATGGTCTGAGATTTTTCGAGCTTCCTGAAGTGAATCAAAATCTTCGTAAAATTTAAGTACGCCAGAATTATGAACTTTTAGATTAGAAATTTTGTAAAATATATTGTCAAATTCAGATGCAAGACAAATATTGTTTTTGCATTTTTGTTTTAAAGTAGTTTTTTGATTTTTCAAAACAGGTGCAAAACCCATTTTTTTAAGCGGATTAAAAACAGTATGTTTTTCAGGACAATTAAAATCTCCTAAAAAAATTAAGTTTAAATCTGGATATTCAGCAGGGAAAAACTTAAAATATTTGATTTCAGTTTCAGGTTGTTTGCTTTTCGTAATAGCATGAAAATTGACCAGTGTAATACTCTTTTTATTGATCTCAAAGGTTGCCAAATAAGGCTCTCGATCAATTTCTAAATTGTATTTTTTTTCCAGCCAAGGTTTGTTTTTTAATTTGACTTTACTTGTTTTCCAAATAAAGGCGTAGCGTTCAGTCTTGTAACTGCTGCTTGTAGTAGGATCGCTAATTTTGTAATCCCAGTTAAAACCTTTTTCATTTAATATTTGCGCAAGTTTAGCAACAGATTGAGCTCCGCCGTCACCAGCGACAACTTCTTGTATTGCAATTATATCATAATCCGAGGATTTTTTAGCAATATAATCTAAAGTAGCGGCAGATTTCGATTTACCAAAATTTTGCAAATTCCAAGATAAAACTTTGGTTTGTGCAAAAGATAAAAATGTAATTAATAGAAAAAGAATGCTTAGAACGTTTTTCATGCAATATTTTAAAAAAATCAAATATAGGCAATTTTCGTTCCAGCAATTTCAGTATAAATAGAATTAATTAATGCTTTTTATATCTGTTTTTTAAGGCAGTTCCGATAATTATAATTTGTAAAACTAATAGTGCTGGAATAAAAATTATTTTCCAATCTATCTCAAGCCAGCCCGTTTTTTCTGATACAAAAGCAAAACTGATAGATAAAAAAAGACAAAGAAGCATTGTTTTCATAATTATTTTATTTTGGGTTGTGTTAATTTTCGACAAAAACATTGCCGTTTTAGTTTTTGGTCTCATTAGTAGGTTAATAGATTTGATCAAAATTAAAATTATTGAATGGCAATTCCTTACGGAAACCCGTAAGGAATGTTATTATACTAGTCCAAAATCTTTCGCAATGGCAATTAAATGGACATTATTATTGGCCTTGAAATATATTTTTAACTTATTAATTCTTTTTTCGATACTGCTTGTTCCGTTTGGGGTAATTGATAAATTTTTGAATTCTTTTGAAATGCTTTCTAAAATATATCCTTGCGACAAAAGTTTCAAGATTGAAATGTCATAAGATTCTATTTCAATTAAAGTTTTATCATTAAATGAAAAAGATAAATCTGAAGAAAGTATTTTTTCTTCATTATTAAATGTTGATTCAATTGCATTCTTTAATTCTGTAATGCTATTTCTTCCTTTAGAAACATATGCATTAATACCCAAATCATTAAATAGAGATTTAATGCGGTAACTTTTATCTTCGATAGAAAAAACAATCTTTTTTAAATCAGGTTGCACTTTGTTTACAGCCTCAATAAGCTCATCTCCACATGTAAGATTAGCTTTTCTATGATCTTGTTTGAATGATAAATCTGTAATTAATAAATCGTAAGGCTCATTTTCGAGTGCTGCTTTCTTTATTTTGAGCAAACCTTCGTCGCAGTATTTTACATGGTGTATTACTGGAACTTTTAAGTCTTCTAGTACTTGTACCACTGCAATACTTATACTGTCTAAATCTTCTGCAACTAAAACTTTCTTAAACATATTATTGTCTTATAATGGGAATGTGAAACTTATTTTAAAACCACTCTCTTGATTTGATTCAAAATTAAGAGTTCCTTTAATTGTTTTAATACGGTTTTCCACATTTTGTAGTCTTTTTTTTAAATTGATAGATTCTTCCTTGATTTCTGTGCTGTTGCCAATGTAGATTATCTGAATATTTTTTTGATCTTTTTTAAAACTAATACTTACTAAAGAGGCATTATTGTTCTTTTTAACGTTTTCAAACAATTCTTGAATGATTCTAAAAACTGTAATTTTTTTAATTCTATCTATTTTTGACCACGAAATGCTGTTTATACCATTTATAATGATGTTTAAATTACTATTCGCATAATCAGAAATCATTTCTTTTAAGCCCGGTAAATAATTTTCATCGGTTAGGATAACACTATTTTCTTTAGAAATCTTTCGAGTTTTGACATAAATATGATCTAAACCATTTAATATTTCTTCTTTGTTTCCTGATGTTTCGATGTCGGAATTTTGAATTTTAGAAAACAATTTAAAAACCTCATTGGTTAATTCGGTATGGAGTTTTTGAGAAATTCGCAATTCACTCCTAAAAGCAACATGATTTTTTTCTCTTTTTCCTTTTGCAGTGATATGAAAAACTATAAAAACTAAACCAAAAACGCTTAGAAATATGATAAAGTATAATATGTAACTCCTGCTTTTTTGTCTTTCTAATTGTAATTCATTTTCAGCTTTTTGCTTTTTGAGTTCTAAATTTTCGTCTCTGTCTTTTTTGAAATTGTATCTTATATTAGCAAATTGATTCTTTTCTATTAATTTTGTTTTAGCAATACTATCTGTAAATTTGATGTAAAGATTACAGTATTTTTTTAGATCATTTCCGGTGCTTGTTTGTATTAAGCACAGCATGGCGTATCTTTTTTGGCTATAAGTATTTACATCACAGGCAAGTTTATATGCTGTTTCTGCGTATTTTTTAGCTAAGCGTGGATTTTTGTCATAATAATAGTCAGAGAGATTGGAATAACTGTCGGGTAATTTTTGTCGATCATTTGTTTCAAGTCTAATTTTTAACGCTTCGTTGAAATAATCTATAGTTTTTGGATCACGCAATTCAAAACTAGAAATACCGATATTGCTTATCATTATACCATAATCCATTAATTCAAAACTTTCTAAAGTTTTTGCTTTCTTTTTATCGCCATAATAGCCACTGGTTGTTATCTTTTTATAAATTTCAATCGCTTTTTTGTGTTTCCCCTGATGCATATAAACATTCGCTATATTAGCCAATGCATTTGCTTCTCTTCTTGGGCTTGCGTTTAGTGCGTATGCTTTTTTTGCATAAATTAAAGCGTTATCATAATCTTTTGTTGCTAAATAATTGTCTGCGAATATTTTATAAGTCTCCCAAGCAAATCTTGGTTTTTTTAAATATTTTAGGTGAGGTAATATTTTTGTAGCTGTGATTTCGCTTTTAAGATAATTACCTTCAAATTGTTGAATAAGTGCGATTGAAACTAATGCATCGACATAATCGATTCTGTTTTTTTCTGGATCAGAAAGCTGTATTATTTTTTGGTAGTTTTTATAAGCTTTTCCATATTCATTTTTATCAAAATCAGCATCTGCGATGGCTGTTAACCTTTTTATTTCGGCTGTATTATCAATTTTTATGGCACTTTTTTCCTTCTTCTTTTCACAAGATGTGATAAAAAGGAGTATAGAAAGAAGTGAAATTTTAATAATAAGTGAAATTTTCATTTGATTTTACATCGGTAGTTTAATAAAAACTTTGAAACTGTTGTCTAAAGAGTGAATATCTATTTGTCCGTTGACTGATTTAATTCGATTTTCTATATTTTGTAAGCCTTTTTTTAAAGGTGTATTGCTATTTTTTATCCCATTTCCATTATCAATATAAACAAGATCTAAATTTTTATGTTGAGATTTTAGAGTGATACTCACCAAATTTGCAGTATTATGAGTTTTCATATTCAGCAAAAGTTCCTGTAAAATTCTAAATAGAACTATTTTTTTATTCTTATTTATAGTATCCCAAGAAATATTATCAAAACCATTAAGTAAAATATTTACATCGCGTGTTTGGTATTCTGAAATCATCTCTTTTAAAGAAGAAAGATATTTTTCATCTGTCAAAATTTTGCTGTTTTCTTTAGAAATATTTCTTGTCTTTGTATAGATCTCATTAAGGTTTGAAATCAATTTTTCTTTATTATCTGCATTTTCCAAATCATTATTTTTTGCAAAAAGAAAAGTTTGATAAACATTTTTTGAAAGTTCCTCTTGTAGTTTATTTGAAATTCGAATTTCACTTTTAAAAATAATCTCGTTTTTCTCTCTTTTAACTTTTAAGCGGATATGAAAAATCAGAAAAAACAACGCAAATAAGCTGACAAAAATGACGATATACAAAATTTTACTTCTGTTTTTATGTCTTGCTAATTGTAATTCGTTTTCTGCTTTTTCTTTTTTTAGATGTAGATTTTCTTCTTTATCTTTTTGCGAATCATATATTTTAGTCGCAAATTGATTTTTTGCTTTTCTCTTACTTATAATTATGCTGTCGGTAAGTTTGATGTAAAGATTTATATATTTTTTTAAGTTTTTGTCTTCTTCCGCTTCTATTAATTCTGCTAGAGCATTTAATTCGTATGACTTTGCTTTGCTTGCCGCAAAATATCCTTTCTGTGCATAAAACTTTTTGAGTTTAGGATTGTTGTATTTTTTATAGTACAAATAAAGGGAATGATAATTACCGACAACAAAAGATTCATCATTCGCCTTCAGATTTATATTTAAGCTTTTAGTGAGATTATCTAAAGCTTCTTTGGGTTTGTCAGTTCTCAGGTAGCAAAGTCCTAGATCGTATAATACAAATGCGTGTTGATACTCAGTGTTTAAAGAATCGGTTTTGTCTTCTGTTTTTTTCTTCGCTAGCTCTTCTAGCAGATTTATTGCCTTTGAGTATTTTTTTTGTTGCAGATAAATAAACGCGATATCGCATTTTATTTGTGCTTTTCTAAATTGAGAGATAGCCGTTTCTAATGCCTTTTGATGATATATTAAAGCATTGTCATAATCGTACATGCCATAATAATTATCAGCTATTAACTTGTAAATCATCTGAGAAAATCGAGGTCTCGAAGTGTATTTTAAATACGGAAGTGCTTTCGAAACAATACTTTCACTTGTGTAATAATCTTCGATTCTATTATAAATATTTGCTTTCTGTCTTAAAATATAAACGTATTGATTGGCATAATCTTTTTTAGGAACACAAAGCGAAAGTGCCTTGTTAAAACAAAAAACAGCACTATCGTCCTGAAAAGAATTGCTTAATTTTTCGCCTTTTTTTACCCATTGATATATTTCAGCCGTGTTTTCTGTCTTTTTAGAATAGACCTGTTTTTTCTTTTCGCAAGAGGCGATAAGAAAAAGTAAAGTCATTAAAAGGAACAAAATTTTGGTTAAAGGGGAAATTTTCATTTGGGATTTTGAAAAGTAATTCTGTGATTATATAGGAAGTTTGATAAATACTTTAAATCCTTCATTTGGATTAGAAGTAATATCTATCGATCCTTTTATTTTATGAATTCGATGTTCTACATTATAAAGACCATTTTTAAATATAATTTTTTCGGTATTAATACCTTTTCCGTTATCAGTATAATTAACTAAAATGTTTTTTTCGGTTTGTTTAAAACTAATTCCAACCACTGAAGCTTCGCTGTATTTGCGCATGTTAACTAGCAGTTCTTGTAAAACTCTGTAAATAGTAATCTTTTTATGTTTATTTACTTTGTCCCACGAAATGCTGTCAAGTCCGTTTAAAATTAAATTAATGTTTAGTGTACTGAAACCAGAAATCATTTCTTTTAAAGAAGGAATATAATTTTGATCTGTTATAATTGTACAGCTTTCTTTCGAAATATCTCTAGTTCGAGAGTAAATTGCATCCAAATTATTTAATAATTGTTCTTTGTTTTCGGTAATTGACAAATTTCTGTTTTCAGCAAAAGCCATTGTGTGATAAATGTCGTTCGCTAATTCGTCGTGCAATTTTTTAGAAATTCTAGTTTCGCTATTATACTCAGCTTCTATTTTTTCTCGGTTTGCTTTAGAAGTCAAATAATAATATAAAATTAAAATCAAGCATAGACTAATAACAATAATAATGTAAGAAATGATATTTCTGTTTTTTTGTCTTTCAAGTTTTAATTCATTCTCGGCTTTATAAGTTTTTAATCTTAGATTTTCCTCTTTTTCTCGTTTAGAATCGTATTTTATTCTAGCGAATTGATTTTTAGCTTTTTGAGTAATTTCAAATGTACTATCAATCAAGTTGATGTAAATATCGGAGTTCGTTTTAAGTTCGGTGCCAGAACTATTTTTAATTATCATTTTTAAAGTAGATAATCGTCCTTCAGTATGATTTATTTTGTTGAATTCTTTATAACTCAAAATCATATATTTTTTTGCAAGAGAAGGATTTTTGAGTTCATGCAATTCTGCAAGATGAATATAACTTTCTCCCATTCCAAAAGGACTTTTTAGTTTTTTTCTAACCTCTAGACCTCTCGTCATATAATCCAAAGCGATTTCGTAGTTATCCATATGTTGATAACACCTTCCAATGTTATCCAATAAAGCACCATAAAATTCTTGATCCTTAATAACTTCTTCTTTATTTTCTAACGGAAGTAATAGATTTAGCGCTTCTGTAAATTTTTTACTTTGAATTAATGTAACAGCAATATTATTTTTTGAAGCTAATTTTTTCCATGGTTTTACATTTAATTTCAATGCTTTTTGATGGTATAAAAGAGCATTTTTATAATCAAATGTATTTGAGTAATTAAGTCCTAATGTAGTATATAGATTCCAACTATGCAGTTGGTTTTTGACCAATTTGGTGTAGGGAAGTGCTTTGGTAATCGTGGCTTCACTTCCGGCATAATCTCCATGCGTTTCTTGGATAATAGCCATTTGGTTTAGAGAACTTATATAATTTTCAGCATCTTTTGAAGGCGAACATATAGTTGTAGCTTCATTATAGTAGTAAAAAGCACTGTCAAATTTATTTTTATAGAATAAAGTATCTGCAATAGCTATGAGTCTAGTAATTTCAGTTTTGTTGGTAGTCTTTATTTCTGAAATATTTTTCTTCTTCTGACAAGAGAAAAGTACTAAAAATGTGACTAGTAGGTAAAAGGAAAATGGTATTCTTTTTGGTATCATGCGCCAAAAATAAATATTTCCAGAAATCTCAAAAGAGTATAAATACGGTATTTTCAATTATTTTTAAAACAAGATTTTTTTGGTTCTCATTTATAGATAAATACAAAAAGCCCTTTGTAAATAAGGGCTTTAGAGTATTATGAAGTTGTAAAATTTATCCTTATAAAATTATACGGCTCTCAATCCGGTTGTTATTGCAAGTCTATTCCAAGAGTTAATTGTAATAATAGCAAGAATGATTTCAGCAAGATATTTTTCGTCAAATAACTGTGCTGCATTTTGATAAACTTCATCAGAAACATGATTTCCAATTAAGGTAACTTGTTCGGTCAAAGCTAATATTGCTTTTTCTTCTTCAGTATATACATCAGCTTCTCGCCACGCGCTTATTAAGTAGATTCTTTGTTCAGAAATACCATGTTTTCTGGCATCTGCAGTATGCATATTGATGCAAAATGCACAACCATTAATTTGTGAAGCGCGGATTTTGATCAATTCTTTATGAACAGGAGTTAATGAAGTGGTAGAAATATATTTTTCTAAATTCATTAAAGCTTGATATGCTTCTGGGGCAACATTCGGGATAACAATTCTTGATTTCATTTTTATGTGTTTTAAAAGTTCATTACAAAGGTCAGTAATCAATACTTCTAAAAACTTGAACTACTTCAAGAAATACAAATTAGACTTTTCCGGCTCTTATTTTGCTCATAAATTCTGCAGAAAAATCCAAATAAGAGGCAAGCATATATTGCGGAACACGTTGTACAAAGTCGGGCTGTTGGTTTTTAAAATGGTTGTATCGTTCTTCAGCCGACATTGTAAACAAAAACTTAATTCTCATTTGAGCAGCGCCAAATGCTTTTTGAGCAACAATTCTAAAATATTTTTCTAGACTTGGAATTTGAATTAATATGGATTCTAAAACCGATTTTTCTATAGCAATTACCTCAGTTGTCTCGACGGCTTGAATATAGAAATGAGAAGGAGTATGGTTGTGATAACTTAAATAATCGGTTATCCACCAATTTTCTACACCAAATTGAAGAGTTTGTTCTGTTCCTCTCGAATTAATAATGTATTGCCGCATGCATCCTTTTATGATAAAATACATTGTATTGCAGACTTGACCTTCTTGTAAAACATGATCTTTCTTTTTTATTTGTGAAGTGCTTAAGCAAGATTCCAACAAATCAATTTCTGAAGGTTCAAGATGAATGAATTTTTGAATATGATTAAGAATTTCGTTATGCATAAGAAAGTTTTGTTTCTGTAAATTTACTTTAATTATTTAATTGAAACTATAAGAGGTTATGATATCATTCTTATAAAAAATAAAAAACCATCTCGTTTGAACGAGATGGTTTCTTTATAATAAGTAAGTAATATTAAATTGAGTTTATAAAACGTTTATTTTACTTTATTAAGAATAGCTTTGAAAGCTTCTGGGTGGTTCATAGCTAAATCTGCAAGAACTTTACGGTTCAATTCGATTCCGTTAGCTTTAACTTTCCCCATGAATTGAGAATAAGACATTCCTTCTAATCTAGCTCCAGCGTTAATACGTTGAATCCATAATGAACGGAAATTTCTTTTGTTTTGTTTTCTATCGCGGTAAGCGTAGCTCATCGCTTTCTCTACTGCATTCTTAGCAACTGTCCAAACGTTTTTACGTCTTCCAAAGAAACCTTTGGCTTGCTTCATTATTTTTTTTCTTCTTGCTCTTTTAGCAACTGAATTTACCGATCTTGGCATAATTTTAATGTGTTTTTGTAGCAGGCGTCCTGAATTGAATCAAAGGAACTTCAAAGCCATACTCCAAGGTTATATAAATAATTTTTTAACCTAAAGAAAATCCTTAGTCTAATGTCTTAAAGTCTAATGTCTAAAGCCAGATACTGACTTTTAAACTTTATGACTTTCTAACTTTTGACTTATAATTAGATAATTCTTAATTGTTGTTTGATGCTTTTCATATCTGTTTTGTGAACTAGCGCTGAGTGTGTCAAAGCTAATTTACGTTTTTTAGATTTTTTAGTCAAGATGTGACTTTTAAAAGCATGCTTTCTTTTAATCTTTCCAGAGCCAGTA from Flavobacterium sp. YJ01 carries:
- a CDS encoding carboxymuconolactone decarboxylase family protein, translated to MKSRIVIPNVAPEAYQALMNLEKYISTTSLTPVHKELIKIRASQINGCAFCINMHTADARKHGISEQRIYLISAWREADVYTEEEKAILALTEQVTLIGNHVSDEVYQNAAQLFDEKYLAEIILAIITINSWNRLAITTGLRAV
- a CDS encoding response regulator; this translates as MFKKVLVAEDLDSISIAVVQVLEDLKVPVIHHVKYCDEGLLKIKKAALENEPYDLLITDLSFKQDHRKANLTCGDELIEAVNKVQPDLKKIVFSIEDKSYRIKSLFNDLGINAYVSKGRNSITELKNAIESTFNNEEKILSSDLSFSFNDKTLIEIESYDISILKLLSQGYILESISKEFKNLSITPNGTSSIEKRINKLKIYFKANNNVHLIAIAKDFGLV
- a CDS encoding response regulator transcription factor encodes the protein MNPAIKIALVDDEILFRKGISFLLQREENIDVLFESSNGEELITQLSNNEIKPDIIIMDLKMPVLNGVEATKIIRKSFPEIKIIALTSYDTKSFVANMIQVGAVAYLIKNTTPKDLVLTINEVAAKGFYYNDNVLKTIQETIVSPKNSRGGLETNFLSPREIEILQLICQQKTTAEIAEQLFLSPRTIEGHRNNLLLKTESRNIAGLVVYAIQNELADLTI
- a CDS encoding tetratricopeptide repeat-containing sensor histidine kinase, whose amino-acid sequence is MIPKRIPFSFYLLVTFLVLFSCQKKKNISEIKTTNKTEITRLIAIADTLFYKNKFDSAFYYYNEATTICSPSKDAENYISSLNQMAIIQETHGDYAGSEATITKALPYTKLVKNQLHSWNLYTTLGLNYSNTFDYKNALLYHQKALKLNVKPWKKLASKNNIAVTLIQSKKFTEALNLLLPLENKEEVIKDQEFYGALLDNIGRCYQHMDNYEIALDYMTRGLEVRKKLKSPFGMGESYIHLAELHELKNPSLAKKYMILSYKEFNKINHTEGRLSTLKMIIKNSSGTELKTNSDIYINLIDSTFEITQKAKNQFARIKYDSKREKEENLRLKTYKAENELKLERQKNRNIISYIIIVISLCLILILYYYLTSKANREKIEAEYNSETRISKKLHDELANDIYHTMAFAENRNLSITENKEQLLNNLDAIYSRTRDISKESCTIITDQNYIPSLKEMISGFSTLNINLILNGLDSISWDKVNKHKKITIYRVLQELLVNMRKYSEASVVGISFKQTEKNILVNYTDNGKGINTEKIIFKNGLYNVEHRIHKIKGSIDITSNPNEGFKVFIKLPI
- a CDS encoding ATP-binding protein, with protein sequence MDVHSLPEKEIVAIILYTSLFLMILSVVLIVFFYFSRKKIIQKELEKKDLILQYQKEQLHAIIFTQEEERKRIAQDLHDDISSKLNIVSLNSHLLTAPNLTEAETAEITENIISLTTKALDNSRKIAHNLLPPVFEKFGLNAGIEELCEEFETSKSVKTHYKNDIDFDEKDIDRHLHVFRILQELMNNSLRHGKATEVWISFTEKDGVNTCNYEDNGIGFDSANAENQKGLGMKNIDSRISFLEGTIKITSEIDNGIAVNFTF
- a CDS encoding tetratricopeptide repeat-containing sensor histidine kinase yields the protein MYDYDNALIYHQKALETAISQFRKAQIKCDIAFIYLQQKKYSKAINLLEELAKKKTEDKTDSLNTEYQHAFVLYDLGLCYLRTDKPKEALDNLTKSLNINLKANDESFVVGNYHSLYLYYKKYNNPKLKKFYAQKGYFAASKAKSYELNALAELIEAEEDKNLKKYINLYIKLTDSIIISKRKAKNQFATKIYDSQKDKEENLHLKKEKAENELQLARHKNRSKILYIVIFVSLFALFFLIFHIRLKVKREKNEIIFKSEIRISNKLQEELSKNVYQTFLFAKNNDLENADNKEKLISNLNEIYTKTRNISKENSKILTDEKYLSSLKEMISEYQTRDVNILLNGFDNISWDTINKNKKIVLFRILQELLLNMKTHNTANLVSITLKSQHKNLDLVYIDNGNGIKNSNTPLKKGLQNIENRIKSVNGQIDIHSLDNSFKVFIKLPM
- a CDS encoding endonuclease/exonuclease/phosphatase family protein — protein: MKNVLSILFLLITFLSFAQTKVLSWNLQNFGKSKSAATLDYIAKKSSDYDIIAIQEVVAGDGGAQSVAKLAQILNEKGFNWDYKISDPTTSSSYKTERYAFIWKTSKVKLKNKPWLEKKYNLEIDREPYLATFEINKKSITLVNFHAITKSKQPETEIKYFKFFPAEYPDLNLIFLGDFNCPEKHTVFNPLKKMGFAPVLKNQKTTLKQKCKNNICLASEFDNIFYKISNLKVHNSGVLKFYEDFDSLQEARKISDHIPIWFEFSLN
- a CDS encoding asparagine synthetase B; translated protein: MNKSLFYIFILLITFNVRASFILLPMDETTQQNHLKAYGITYWCLSRDYKASWLLNYRGGSFLLPDAEEIRKECKIRGVSFEVISDSEQAEILNEISSPSQNMESVILEKAPKIAVYTPKGKQPWDDAVTLVLTYAEIPFTPIYDEEVLSDQLLMYDWLHLHHEDFTGQYGKFYAAYKNTPWYIDQKRDSEALASKLGYAKVSQEKGAVAKKIRDFVVGGGFMFAMCSATDSFDIALSADGVDICETMFDGDPSESNYQSKLNFNNSFAFKNFTLERRPEVYEFSDIDMTTKRRVAMEKDYFTLMEFSAKWDPIPSMLCQNHTQLVKGFMGQTTSFDTALIKSNVLIMGSCELNGESRYIHGEKGKGMFTFFGGHDPEDFQHQVGDPPTVLDLHPNSPGYRLILNNVLFPAARKKKLKT
- a CDS encoding tetratricopeptide repeat-containing sensor histidine kinase → MKISLIIKISLLSILLFITSCEKKKEKSAIKIDNTAEIKRLTAIADADFDKNEYGKAYKNYQKIIQLSDPEKNRIDYVDALVSIALIQQFEGNYLKSEITATKILPHLKYLKKPRFAWETYKIFADNYLATKDYDNALIYAKKAYALNASPRREANALANIANVYMHQGKHKKAIEIYKKITTSGYYGDKKKAKTLESFELMDYGIMISNIGISSFELRDPKTIDYFNEALKIRLETNDRQKLPDSYSNLSDYYYDKNPRLAKKYAETAYKLACDVNTYSQKRYAMLCLIQTSTGNDLKKYCNLYIKFTDSIAKTKLIEKNQFANIRYNFKKDRDENLELKKQKAENELQLERQKSRSYILYFIIFLSVFGLVFIVFHITAKGKREKNHVAFRSELRISQKLHTELTNEVFKLFSKIQNSDIETSGNKEEILNGLDHIYVKTRKISKENSVILTDENYLPGLKEMISDYANSNLNIIINGINSISWSKIDRIKKITVFRIIQELFENVKKNNNASLVSISFKKDQKNIQIIYIGNSTEIKEESINLKKRLQNVENRIKTIKGTLNFESNQESGFKISFTFPL